From a single Stackebrandtia endophytica genomic region:
- a CDS encoding PadR family transcriptional regulator, translating into MLKLAILGFLRDHPLHGYDLKSRIAALTGHVKPIADGTLYPAIKRLENAALLTRRSAPGKIAAPRHMLELTQDGIDFLRRLLRDPDELFITDENRWFTLLAFLRHLENPREQAIVLRRRLAFLSDPVSYFYDAHGRPMAADEFEDPFRQGLLTITNAANRAEFRWLHTTIGELDRH; encoded by the coding sequence ATGTTGAAGCTTGCGATACTCGGGTTCCTCCGGGATCACCCACTGCACGGGTACGACCTCAAAAGCCGGATCGCCGCCCTCACCGGACACGTGAAACCGATCGCCGACGGAACCCTCTATCCGGCGATCAAACGGCTGGAAAACGCCGCCCTCCTCACCCGCCGCTCCGCCCCCGGAAAGATCGCCGCCCCGCGCCACATGCTCGAACTCACCCAGGACGGCATCGACTTCCTGCGGCGACTGCTACGCGACCCGGATGAACTGTTCATCACCGACGAGAACCGCTGGTTCACCCTCCTGGCGTTCCTGCGCCACCTGGAGAACCCGCGCGAGCAGGCCATAGTGCTGCGACGCCGTCTGGCGTTCCTATCCGATCCGGTCAGCTACTTCTACGACGCACACGGCCGCCCCATGGCCGCCGACGAATTCGAAGACCCGTTCCGGCAGGGACTGCTCACCATCACCAACGCCGCCAACCGAGCCGAATTCCGCTGGCTGCACACCACGATCGGAGAACTGGACCGCCACTGA